A genome region from Manihot esculenta cultivar AM560-2 chromosome 5, M.esculenta_v8, whole genome shotgun sequence includes the following:
- the LOC110615626 gene encoding tubby-like F-box protein 5, whose translation MSLKGFVREFREIREDISTLSIGKLHTKGMGRRGRAHIAPEGGSELPFEVSGQSPWANLPPELLHDIIRRVEAKETSWPARRDVVACASVCKSWREITKGIVKTPEQCGYLTFPISIKQPGPRDVPIQCFIRRERATSTYLLYLGLSPALSGDMSKLLLAAKKVRRATSTNFRISLVGSDFCQTSNTYVGKLKSNFLGTKFTIYDSQPPHPAMQSNCKPHRKIHSVQVSVLVPARIYNVATVSYELNILRTRGPRRMQCTMHSIPISSIEVGGTTPTPTEFISSSDEQIPPSSISKSKKSLIGCSSTSLDGSNEQICIRKDPLVLKNKAPRWHEQLQCWCLNFKGRVTVASVKNFQLVAAVELGQNVPPEEQEKVILQFGKIGKDIFTMDYRYPLSAFQAFAICLSSFDTKPACE comes from the exons ATGTCATTGAAGGGCTTTGTGCGCGAGTTTAGGGAGATAAGAGAGGATATTAGCACCTTATCAATTGGAAAATTACATACAAAGGGAATGGGCCGCCGTGGGCGAGCACATATAGCTCCTGAAGGTGGGTCTGAATTGCCATTTGAAGTGAGTGGTCAGAGTCCATGGGCAAACTTGCCCCCAGAATTGCTCCATGACATAATTAGGCGTGTTGAGGCTAAAGAGACCTCATGGCCTGCCCGGAGGGATGTTGTTGCTTGTGCTTCTGTTTGTAAATCCTGGAGGGAGATCACGAAAGGAATTGTTAAGACCCCCGAGCAATGTGGCTACCTTACTTTCCCAATCTCAATAAAGcag CCGGGGCCAAGAGATGTTCCTATTCAGTGTTTTATTAGGCGGGAAAGGGCAACTTCAACGTATCTGTTGTATCTTGGCTTGAGCCCTG CTCTGTCTGGCGATATGAGTAAACTGTTATTAGCAGCAAAGAAAGTTAGACGGGCAACGAGTACCAATTTTCGAATATCCTTAGTTGGAAGTGATTTCTGTCAAACAAGCAATACCTATGTTGGAAAACTGAA GTCTAATTTTCTCGGAACCAAATTCACTATTTATGATAGTCAGCCTCCACATCCAGCAATGCAATCCAACTGTAAGCCACATAGAAAAATCCATTCAGTTCAAGTTTCTGTGTTGGTACCTGCTAGAATCTACAATGTTGCCACCGTTTCTTATGAGCTCAATATCCTCCGAACCAGAGGCCCAAGGAGAATGCAGTGCACCATGCACTCAATTCCCATATCTTCAATTGAAGTAGGGGGAACTACCCCTACTCCAACAGAATTCATAAGCTCTAGCGATGAGCAAATCCCTCCATCATCCATTTCAAAATCAAAGAAGTCGCTCATCGGATGCAGCTCAACTAGCCTTGATGGGTCAAACGAACAAATTTGCATCAGAAAAGATCCCTTGGTCTTGAAAAATAAAGCACCAAGATGGCACGAGCAACTGCAGTGCTGGTGTCTGAATTTCAAAGGACGGGTCACAGTGGCCTCTGTTAAGAATTTCCAACTGGTGGCAGCTGTTGAGCTTGGCCAAAATGTGCCACCAGAAGAACAGGAAAAAGTTATTCTACAATTTGGAAAGATTGGGAAAGACATCTTCACCATGGACTATCGCTACCCACTGTCTGCATTCCAAGCCTTTGCAATATGCTTGAGCAGCTTTGACACTAAACCTGCCTGTGAATGA